A region from the Pelagovum pacificum genome encodes:
- the gatA gene encoding Asp-tRNA(Asn)/Glu-tRNA(Gln) amidotransferase subunit GatA translates to MSALNEMKIAEARDALRKGEVTSVELTEACLGAIEAASALNAFVHKTPESALEQAKAADARIKAGETDDLLGIPLGIKDLYCTLDEPSQAASRILDGFRPKYESTVTSQLKVGGAVSLGKLNMDEFAMGSSNETSVYGPAVNPWKIDDRELTPGGSSGGSASAVAASLCLGATGTDTGGSIRQPAAFTGITGLKPTYGRCSRWGIIAFASSLDQAGPMAKDVRDCAIMLNGMAGYDPLDSTSAEVDLPDFEAALTGDIRGKTIGIPREYRMEGMPEEIEALWAEGRKMLEDAGAKVVDISLPHTKYALPTYYVIAPAEASSNLARYDGVRFGHRAKLAQGDGIVDMYEKTRAEGFGAEVQRRVMVGTYVLSAGFYDAYYNRARKVRTLIKKDFEDVFADGVDAILTPATPSAAFGLGEMVNADPVQMYLNDVFTVTVNLAGLPGISVPAGQDRQGLPLGLQLIGRPWEEGDLLNTAYALERAANFVAKPTKWW, encoded by the coding sequence ATGAGTGCGCTGAACGAGATGAAGATCGCCGAGGCGCGGGATGCGCTTCGCAAGGGCGAGGTGACGTCGGTCGAATTGACGGAGGCCTGCCTCGGCGCGATCGAGGCCGCGAGCGCGCTGAACGCCTTCGTCCACAAGACGCCCGAGTCCGCGCTGGAACAGGCGAAGGCCGCCGACGCCCGGATCAAGGCGGGCGAGACGGACGACCTGCTCGGCATTCCGCTCGGCATCAAGGACCTCTATTGCACGCTGGACGAACCGAGCCAGGCCGCCTCGCGCATTCTCGACGGGTTCCGGCCGAAGTACGAGTCGACCGTGACCAGCCAGCTCAAGGTCGGCGGCGCGGTCAGCCTCGGCAAGCTGAACATGGACGAGTTCGCCATGGGCTCGTCGAACGAGACCTCGGTCTATGGCCCCGCCGTGAACCCCTGGAAGATCGACGATCGCGAGCTCACGCCCGGCGGCTCGTCGGGCGGTTCGGCCTCCGCCGTGGCGGCGAGCCTCTGCCTCGGCGCGACGGGCACCGACACCGGCGGCTCGATCCGTCAGCCGGCCGCCTTCACCGGCATCACCGGGCTGAAACCCACCTACGGTCGCTGCTCCCGGTGGGGCATCATCGCCTTCGCCTCGTCGCTCGACCAGGCCGGGCCGATGGCGAAGGATGTCCGCGACTGCGCCATCATGCTGAACGGCATGGCGGGCTACGATCCGCTCGACAGCACGTCGGCGGAGGTCGACCTGCCCGACTTCGAGGCGGCACTGACCGGCGATATCCGGGGCAAGACCATCGGCATTCCGCGCGAGTACCGGATGGAGGGCATGCCCGAGGAGATCGAGGCGCTCTGGGCCGAGGGTCGCAAGATGCTCGAGGATGCGGGCGCGAAGGTGGTCGATATCTCGCTGCCGCACACGAAATACGCGCTGCCGACCTACTACGTCATCGCGCCGGCGGAAGCCTCGTCCAACCTCGCGCGCTATGACGGGGTCCGCTTCGGTCACCGGGCCAAGCTCGCGCAGGGCGACGGCATCGTCGATATGTACGAGAAGACCCGCGCCGAAGGCTTCGGGGCCGAGGTGCAGCGCCGGGTGATGGTGGGGACCTATGTGCTCTCCGCCGGGTTCTACGACGCCTACTACAACCGCGCCCGCAAGGTCCGCACGCTGATCAAGAAGGACTTCGAGGACGTTTTCGCCGATGGTGTCGACGCGATCCTGACACCGGCGACGCCGTCGGCGGCCTTCGGTCTCGGCGAGATGGTGAACGCGGACCCGGTGCAGATGTATCTCAACGACGTCTTCACGGTGACGGTCAACCTCGCCGGACTGCCGGGTATCTCGGTGCCCGCCGGCCAGGACCGGCAGGGTCTGCCGCTCGGCCTGCAGCTTATCGGGCGGCCTTGGGAAGAGGGCGATCTGCTCAACACGGCCTACGCGCTGGAGCGCGCCGCAAATTTCGTCGCCAAACCGACCAAGTGGTGGTAA
- a CDS encoding ceramidase domain-containing protein, which translates to MSQTIDAYCERLDPGFWAEPVNALTNLFYLAGAIIMLTRSRRDGLPIATILSVLLGLIAIGSFLFHTIATAWASLADTIPIVLFILVYLFAANRDILRMRWPVAALLTAAFIPYVAILVPLLNRVPFLAISNFYWAVPLLLFAYAPIVARRRRATAAGFVAGGALLCLSITLRSLDQPLCDQWPLGTHFLWHTLNSIMLPAMIELYRRHMLEGRHTPR; encoded by the coding sequence TTGTCTCAAACGATCGATGCTTATTGCGAGCGGCTGGACCCGGGGTTCTGGGCCGAGCCGGTCAACGCGCTCACCAACCTCTTCTACCTCGCGGGCGCGATCATCATGTTAACGCGCTCGCGCCGCGACGGGCTGCCGATCGCGACAATCCTTTCGGTGCTGCTCGGCCTGATCGCGATCGGCTCGTTCCTGTTCCACACGATCGCCACCGCATGGGCGTCGCTCGCCGACACGATCCCGATCGTGCTCTTCATCCTCGTCTACCTCTTCGCCGCCAACCGCGACATCCTTCGTATGCGCTGGCCGGTCGCGGCGCTGCTGACGGCGGCCTTCATTCCCTACGTCGCGATCCTCGTCCCGCTGCTGAACCGGGTGCCCTTTCTCGCCATCTCCAACTTCTACTGGGCGGTCCCGCTGCTTCTGTTCGCCTACGCGCCGATCGTCGCGCGGCGCCGCCGCGCCACGGCGGCAGGCTTCGTCGCCGGGGGCGCGCTGCTGTGCCTGTCGATCACGCTGCGCTCCCTCGACCAGCCGCTGTGCGACCAGTGGCCGCTGGGGACGCATTTCCTGTGGCACACGCTGAATTCGATCATGCTGCCGGCGATGATCGAGCTCTACCGTCGCCACATGCTTGAAGGCCGGCACACCCCGCGCTAG
- a CDS encoding N-acetylmuramoyl-L-alanine amidase, with protein sequence MTDSEALWHPSPNFGARRGGALPDMIVLHFTAMESCDAARDRLCAPEHEVSSHYLISAEGALLQLVAEDQRAWHAGAGAWGPVTDVNSRSIGIELDNRGIEPFPETQLLALERLLERIMVRWTIPPERIVGHSDTAPDRKKDPGPLFPWKRLADAGLSIWPEVDVPEPEEIATPERSARLTAALTTFGYRGPQAIALFHACRMRFRPAGGAFDTLDLAMAEDLAARFPVKME encoded by the coding sequence ATGACGGACTCCGAGGCGCTCTGGCATCCCTCGCCGAACTTCGGGGCGCGGCGGGGCGGTGCCCTGCCGGACATGATCGTGCTGCACTTCACCGCGATGGAGAGTTGCGACGCCGCGCGCGACCGGCTCTGCGCGCCCGAGCACGAGGTATCGTCGCACTACCTGATCTCGGCCGAAGGGGCGCTTCTCCAACTCGTCGCGGAAGATCAGCGCGCGTGGCACGCCGGGGCAGGGGCGTGGGGCCCGGTGACGGACGTCAATTCCCGCTCCATCGGTATCGAGCTCGACAACCGGGGGATCGAGCCGTTCCCGGAGACGCAACTCCTCGCACTGGAGCGGCTGCTCGAGCGGATCATGGTGCGCTGGACCATCCCGCCGGAACGCATCGTCGGCCATTCCGACACCGCGCCCGACCGGAAAAAGGACCCTGGGCCGCTGTTTCCCTGGAAGCGTCTCGCGGACGCGGGGCTGTCGATCTGGCCGGAGGTTGACGTGCCGGAGCCGGAGGAGATCGCGACGCCGGAACGATCGGCACGGCTGACGGCGGCGCTCACGACCTTCGGCTACCGGGGGCCGCAGGCGATCGCGCTGTTCCACGCGTGCCGGATGCGCTTTCGTCCCGCTGGCGGTGCGTTCGACACGCTGGACCTCGCGATGGCCGAAGACCTCGCGGCGCGATTCCCGGTGAAGATGGAGTGA
- the gatC gene encoding Asp-tRNA(Asn)/Glu-tRNA(Gln) amidotransferase subunit GatC codes for MSIDIETARKVAHLARIRVEDDALPALASEFNTILGFIEQLQEVDVEGVEPMVSVTPMRLKRREDMVTDGSQAEKVLANAPDAREGFFAVPKVVE; via the coding sequence ATGTCCATCGACATCGAGACTGCCCGCAAGGTCGCGCATCTCGCGCGGATCAGGGTCGAAGACGACGCCCTTCCCGCGCTCGCTTCGGAGTTCAACACGATCCTCGGGTTCATCGAGCAGCTGCAGGAAGTGGATGTCGAGGGCGTCGAGCCGATGGTCTCCGTCACGCCGATGCGCCTGAAGCGGCGCGAGGACATGGTGACCGACGGCAGCCAGGCCGAGAAGGTGCTCGCCAACGCGCCCGACGCGCGCGAGGGCTTCTTCGCAGTTCCGAAGGTGGTGGAATGA
- the cobS gene encoding cobaltochelatase subunit CobS yields the protein MADGMMDQHAKPTEEISVREVFGIDSDMKVKAFPERTDRVPEIDSTYKFDHDTTLAILAGFGWNRRVMIQGYHGTGKSTHIEQVAARLNWPAVRVNLDSHISRIDLIGKDAIKLKDGKQVTEFQEGILPWALRNPCAIVFDEYDAGRADVMFVIQRVLEHDGKLTLMDQNEILTPHPSFRLFATANTVGLGDTTGLYHGTQQINQAQMDRWSLVATLNYLSHDAEAAIVLAKAPHYNSAEGRKTVSQMVTVADLTRTAFMNGDLSTVMSPRTVIAWAENARIFNDVGYAFRLSFLNKCDELERQTVAEFYQRCFDEELPESAVSTARR from the coding sequence ATGGCCGACGGCATGATGGATCAGCACGCGAAACCGACCGAAGAAATCTCGGTGCGCGAGGTGTTCGGCATCGACAGCGACATGAAGGTCAAGGCCTTCCCGGAGCGCACCGACCGGGTGCCGGAGATCGATTCCACCTACAAGTTCGATCATGACACGACGCTCGCCATCCTCGCCGGCTTCGGCTGGAACCGCCGCGTGATGATCCAGGGCTACCACGGCACCGGGAAATCGACCCACATCGAACAGGTCGCCGCGCGGCTGAACTGGCCGGCGGTGCGGGTGAACCTCGACAGCCACATCAGCCGGATCGACCTGATCGGCAAGGACGCGATCAAGCTGAAGGACGGCAAGCAGGTCACCGAGTTCCAGGAAGGCATCCTGCCCTGGGCGCTGCGCAACCCCTGCGCCATCGTGTTCGACGAATACGACGCGGGCCGCGCAGACGTGATGTTCGTCATCCAGCGCGTGCTGGAGCATGACGGCAAGCTGACGCTGATGGACCAGAACGAGATCCTGACGCCGCACCCGTCCTTCCGGCTCTTCGCGACGGCCAACACCGTGGGTCTGGGGGATACGACCGGCCTCTACCACGGCACCCAGCAGATCAACCAGGCGCAGATGGACCGCTGGTCCCTCGTGGCGACGCTGAACTACCTGTCCCACGACGCCGAAGCCGCGATCGTGCTGGCCAAGGCGCCGCACTACAATTCCGCCGAGGGCCGCAAGACGGTGAGCCAGATGGTCACCGTCGCCGACCTGACCCGGACGGCCTTCATGAACGGCGACCTCTCGACCGTCATGTCGCCACGGACCGTCATCGCCTGGGCCGAGAACGCGCGCATCTTCAACGACGTGGGCTATGCCTTCCGGCTGTCGTTCCTGAACAAGTGCGACGAGCTCGAGCGGCAGACTGTCGCGGAGTTCTATCAGCGCTGCTTCGACGAGGAGCTGCCGGAAAGCGCCGTCAGCACCGCGCGCCGCTGA